The Ruminococcaceae bacterium BL-4 region TACCTTTGCAACCCGTGATCAGTCATTGATTAAAAACATTTATAACCCCGGAGATCTGCCCTGCGGAATGCTGATCACTTTTCAGGCGCATGCGTCAATCAAAAATCCCGGAATTCTCAACGCCAATACCCGCGAGTATTTCCAGTTTGACCATTTGGACTTGCAGTCCGGGGATATTGTCACGGTGGATACGGAAAATCAATCGGCCGATCTGCTGCGAGGTGGAGCACACACGGATATCAGCAATCTTGTTGACCCGGACTGTGATTACCTGCAGCTCAATGCTGGAGACAACGTACTACGGTATTATACTGACACAAACACGAACAGCCTCGATTGCGGGATTGCTTATGATCCAGTCTATTTATGAGGAGATGATATAGATGATTCTCACTTGCTATACTCCCCCACCAGCTGGCCAGACGAGACCGCCTAATTACGGGCGAATCACAGGTATCACGTCGCTCGACGTCAAGCGCAAGTATAACGACGTCGGAGAGATGGACTTGCACTGTGCCATCTCTCCACATAATCTTAGCCTTCTGAAGCAGGAAAACATTTTGCACAAGCGCGGCGACGAAACGGCCTACATCATTAAGAGTGTCGAAAAGATTGACATGGACGATCAATTTGAACTGTCCGTTATTGCCTATGATCTGTCAATTCTTTTAAAAGATCGATACAATCTCGAGACGCGGAATTTTGACAACGTGGAACTCGATACCGTCGTGAGGGCACTGGTTGGGCGGTCATTAACACAAAATAATCTCACTTTTAGGGACTCTTCTGCAGCTTCTTATATGGCAGCACGGAATGTCCCTCATTTTGTATTAGGCCCCACCTTATCAAGCACCCCAAAAGTAAGCCTGCAGGACACCTACGGCGAGATATTATCCTTAGTCACTAAATTATGCCAAGATCATGATATCGGCTTTAAAACGGTATTTGACCGCAAAACTTGGACATACAGATTTCAGCTATACCGAGGACTTGATCGTACAATCGGTCAAACAACTAATCAGCGCTGCATTTTCAGCAAAAAGTACGACACTATCCTGGGAGAAAGCTATTTGGAAAATAACGCTGATTATAAAAACGTTGCATTTGTGATGGGCGAAGGCGAAGATGATGCACGCATCGGTGTATTTGTCAGGCTACCCGGGACAGAATCAGAAACACCCCGCGAGTTGGTAGTTGACGCCCGCGACCTGCAGAAAACAGAGGGCGAATCAGACAGCAGCTATAAGACAAAATTAAAGCAAAGAGGTCTGGAAAAGCTGACCGAAAACAAAAACATCTGCACTGTGACCGAACGAATCCGGCCGGACGGCAAAAAGCAGTATAAAAAAGACTGGGACTTGGGGGACTTTGTCACCTGCATGAATAAGGACTGGGGGTATCACCTCAACACCAGAATTCCAACGGTGGAAGAGGTGTACGACAGCAACGGTGCAACATACACCCCCACACTCGGAAACGACGTCCCGACGCAGAATGACAAGATCAAAAAGCTGCCGATTCCCTATGCTCATATTATCGGAGCCCCCACATTATCCACCGAAGCCTACACCGGAGAATATTTAGACTTGAAGGGGATTCCTAATAAATATGACGTTGGAGATATTTATATCAGCACAAAGAGTACCAGTCCCGCATCAAAATACGGTGGTACATGGCAGTCTTTAGGAGGGAAGTTTTTATTAGCCGCTTACAATGATCCTAAATCGATCTATTACGGAGGCAAAACTGGTGGAGAAGCTACAAACACATTAACGGGGGACGAAATACCAAAACATCGTCATAGCTTATTAAATTCAAATGGCGGTGCCCCGCTAGACAATAGCAATTATGCGGTAAAGATCGATGAAAATCTTCCGCATCGGGGCTATCTGGGAAATTCGCTTACGTCAGAGGCTGGCGGGGGAAAGCCGCACAATAATA contains the following coding sequences:
- a CDS encoding protein of unknown function (Evidence 5 : Unknown function); translated protein: MILTCYTPPPAGQTRPPNYGRITGITSLDVKRKYNDVGEMDLHCAISPHNLSLLKQENILHKRGDETAYIIKSVEKIDMDDQFELSVIAYDLSILLKDRYNLETRNFDNVELDTVVRALVGRSLTQNNLTFRDSSAASYMAARNVPHFVLGPTLSSTPKVSLQDTYGEILSLVTKLCQDHDIGFKTVFDRKTWTYRFQLYRGLDRTIGQTTNQRCIFSKKYDTILGESYLENNADYKNVAFVMGEGEDDARIGVFVRLPGTESETPRELVVDARDLQKTEGESDSSYKTKLKQRGLEKLTENKNICTVTERIRPDGKKQYKKDWDLGDFVTCMNKDWGYHLNTRIPTVEEVYDSNGATYTPTLGNDVPTQNDKIKKLPIPYAHIIGAPTLSTEAYTGEYLDLKGIPNKYDVGDIYISTKSTSPASKYGGTWQSLGGKFLLAAYNDPKSIYYGGKTGGEATNTLTGDEIPKHRHSLLNSNGGAPLDNSNYAVKIDENLPHRGYLGNSLTSEAGGGKPHNNMPPYLCVYMWERLS